DNA sequence from the Deinococcus fonticola genome:
CCCGGTGATGGCGGGGACGCGGCATCTGGACACTGAACCCCAGGCGTTTGAAGTAACCCCAAGCACACGGGGGACTGATCTCGATGCCGAACTCCTCCTGCACGTACGCTTGTACCTTGCCGCTCGTCCACACGCCGCCCATGGGCGGCGTGTTCAGTAACGCCTGGGACAACTGCGTCTGTTGGTCGAGTGTCAGGGCGGTGTCGGCGCGATTGTCTTGGCGTTTGTCACGCACGGCTTCAGGGCCG
Encoded proteins:
- a CDS encoding helix-turn-helix domain-containing protein, with amino-acid sequence MTTHRTTDELEQAYRAATRPVERSRWQLLWLKSKGKTIPELMDATGYSRTTISVLISQYNKHGPEAVRDKRQDNRADTALTLDQQTQLSQALLNTPPMGGVWTSGKVQAYVQEEFGIEISPPCAWGYFKRLGFSVQMPRPRHHRAASPEVQDTFKKK